Proteins co-encoded in one Setaria viridis chromosome 9, Setaria_viridis_v4.0, whole genome shotgun sequence genomic window:
- the LOC117836169 gene encoding histone H4: MSGRGKGGKGLGKGGAKRHRKVLRDNIQGITKPAIRRLARRGGVKRISGLIYEETRGVLKIFLENVIRDAVTYTEHARRKTVTAMDVVYALKRQGRTLYGFGG, from the coding sequence ATGTCGGGCCGCGGCAAGGGAGGCAAGGGTCTGGGCAAGGGCGGCGCGAAGCGGCACCGCAAGGTCCTCCGCGACAACATCCAGGGAATCACCAAGCCGGCGATCCGGAGGCTGGCGCGCAGGGGCGGCGTGAAGCGCATCTCCGGGCTGATCTACGAGGAGACCCGCGGCGTGCTCAAGATCTTTCTCGAGAACGTCATCCGTGACGCCGTCACCTACACGGAGCACGCCCGCCGCAAGACCGTCACCGCCATGGACGTCGTCTACGCGCTCAAGCGCCAGGGCCGCACCCTCTACGGCTTCGGCGGCTGA
- the LOC117838357 gene encoding pentatricopeptide repeat-containing protein At5g61370, mitochondrial, which translates to MLLRPRLVRAPLRHASHRAAFSSRSLAPRGSDADANSDAAASDAIVRLVAAGGSSLEADFDRLDHALSHALVARTLRALTDSGVPAERFFAWASLRRGFSPSAHAHNLLIENAGKLADYRAMSRALALMSQRRLPLTDRAFAFLAPSGSSRGSCVEDAARAVLRVLDDVGGPCRASGVFSLVKALASTGEFDAAVSVIEETRRMARYFNVVVAAKCKAGNFVGAREVFDEMRKSGSAPNANTWNCLLGCLLKNGRLAEACGLVESMERSKPGEVPDSLTYEILTYHACKAGKMDSAMQILDQMFSANLTPRITIHSAFIKGYFYAGRIEDAQKYVNDMSTRDRHSVNRNYSLLAKLLRKSGRTIDAGRVLYELMEKGLRPDHSAYVKVAKDLYKMGRGDLASELKLMFQRFSVQADAGQSCV; encoded by the coding sequence AtgctcctccgcccccgcctcgTCCGCGCTCCCCTCCGCCACGCCTCTCACCGCGCTGCCTTCTCCTCCAGGTCCCTCGCTCCCCGCGGCAGCGATGCAGATGCCaactccgacgccgccgcttcAGATGCGATCGTTCGCCTCGTCGCCGCAGGTGGCAGCAGCCTCGAGGCCGACTTCGATCGCCTCGACCACGCTCTCTCCCACGCCCTCGTCGCCAGAACCCTCCGCGCGCTCACGGATAGTGGCGTGCCCGCGGAGCGCTTCTTCGCTTGGGCGTCCCTCCGCAGGGGCTTCTCCCCCAGCGCCCACGCACACAACCTGCTCATCGAGAATGCCGGGAAGCTGGCCGACTACCGGGCGATGTCGCGCGCCCTCGCGCTCATGTCGCAGCGGAGGCTTCCGCTGACCGATCGCGCGTTCGCCTTCTTGGCGCCGTCGGGATCGTCACGGGGCAGCTGCGTCGAGGATGCGGCGAGAGCGGTCCTTCGGGTTTTGGACGATGTCGGCGGGCCCTGCCGCGCGTCCGGCGTGTTCTCGCTTGTCAAGGCGCTGGCTTCCACCGGCGAGTTCGACGCTGCGGTGTCAGTGATCGAGGAGACACGGAGGATGGCGCGCTACTTCAACGTCGTCGTCGCGGCTAAGTGTAAAGCCGGCAACTTTGTTGGCGCCCGCGAAGTGTTCGACGAAATGAGGAAGTCGGGAAGCGCCCCGAACGCGAACACCTGGAACTGCCTCCTCGGCTGCTTGCTCAAGAACGGGAGGCTCGCAGAAGCGTGCGGCCTTGTTGAGTCCATGGAGAGGTCTAAACCCGGTGAGGTCCCAGACTCACTCACATACGAGATTCTCACATACCACGCCTGCAAGGCTGGAAAGATGGATTCAGCAATGCAGATTCTTGATCAGATGTTCTCAGCAAATCTGACGCCCAGGATCACCATACACTCTGCGTTCATCAAGGGGTACTTCTACGCTGGGAGAATAGAGGATGCCCAAAAGTATGTCAATGACATGAGCACCAGGGACAGGCATTCTGTGAATCGGAACTACAGCCTGCTCGCAAAACTGCTTCGCAAGTCAGGGAGGACCATTGATGCGGGCAGGGTTCTGTATGAGCTGATGGAGAAGGGCCTCAGGCCTGACCATTCTGCTTATGTTAAAGTGGCCAAAGATCTGTACAAGATGGGTAGGGGGGATCTGGCTTCTgaattgaagttgatgtttCAAAGGTTCAGTGTGCAGGCAGATGCAGGGCAATCATGCGTTTAG
- the LOC117838356 gene encoding callose synthase 9, whose product MSRAEANWERLVRAALRGERLAGGYGHPVTGIAGVVPSSLGNNVHIEEVLRAADEIQDEDPTVARILCEHAYALAQNLDPNSEGRGVLQFKTGLMSVIRQKLAKRDGGAIDRSQDIAKLQEFYKLYREKHKVDELIEDEMKLRESAVFSGNLGELERKTLKRKKVLATLKVLWSVIEDMTKEISPEDAKNLISEEMKKVMQKDAARTEDVVPYNIIPLDALSTTTNAIVTFPEVRAAISILQYHRDLPRLPGTFSVPDARNSDMLDLLQCVFGFQEGNVKNQREHIIHLLANEQSRVGKPSGNEPKIDDGAVHAVFSKALDNYIKWCNYLPTRPIWNNTDSLTKEKKLLYVCLYYLMWGEAANVRFLPEGLCYIFHHLARELEEILRKQTAEPAKSCSSDGSVSFLENVISPLYDVIAAEAANNKNGRAPHSAWRNYDDFNEFFWSNKCFNLDWPWKLSNPFFSKPSRKEKGLLGRNHHYGKTSFVEHRTFLHLYHSFHRLWIFLIMMFQALTIIAFNNGSFDMKTVLQLFSLGPTYVAMKFVESLLDILMMYGAYSTSRGSAITRVLWRFCWFTVASLTICYLYVKALQDGTHSATFKIYGFVIGAYFGVKIIMSLLTSVPCCHGLTEACYRWSAVRLVKWMHQENNYVGRGMHESPLDYIKYVAFWIIILGAKFSFTYFLQIKPLVKPTRAVINFRGLQYAWHDFFSKNNHNAITILCLWAPVVSIYLLDIHVFYTVMSAIYGFLLGARDRLGEIRSVEAVHRFFEKFPEAFMEKLHVAIPKRKQLRSSGQEAELDKLNASRFAPFWNEIVRNLREEDYINNAELELLLMPKNDGVLPIVQWPLFLLASKVFLAKDIAADYNESQEELWLRVSKDDYMKYAVVECFHSVYHILTSILEKEGCLWVERIYGGIRESISKKNIKSDLHFEKLHIVIAKLVAVLGILRGTTESNDLKKGAVNAIQDLYEVVHHEVFSVDISGYLDEWTQINRARAEGRLFNNLKWPNDPGLKDLIKRLYSLLTIKESAASVPKNLEARRRLQFFMNSLFMKMPVARPASETLSFSVFTPYYSEIVLYSMAELQKKNEDGITTLFYLQKIYPDEWRNFLTRINRDENAADSELFGNPNDILELRLWASYRGQTLARTVRGMMYYRKALMLQSYLERIQSEDLESTFPSAGSADTHFELSPEARAQADLKFTYVVTCQIYGKQKGEGKPEAADIALLMQRNEALRVAYIDEVESVKNGKPSTEYYSKLVKADIHGKDKEIYSIKLPGNPKLGEGKPENQNHAIIFTRGNAVQTIDMNQDNYFEEALKMRNLLEEFSLKRGKHYPSILGVREHVFTGSVSSLASFMSNQETSFVTLGQRVLSNPLKVRMHYGHPDVFDRIFHITRGGISKASRSINISEDIYAGFNSTLRQGSITHHEYIQVGKGRDVGLNQIAVFEGKVSGGNGEQVLSRDIYRLGQLFDFFRMLSFYVTTVGFYFCTMLTVLTVYIFLYGKTYLALSGVGESIQNRADILQNTALNTALNTQFLFQIGVFTAVPMILGFILESGVLTAFVQFITMQFQLCSVFFTFSLGTRTHYFGRAILHGGAKYRATGRGFVVRHIKFAENYRLYSRSHFVKGMEVALLLVIFLAYGFNNGGAVGYILLSISSWFMALSWLFAPYLFNPSGFEWQKIVEDFRDWTNWLFYRGGIGVKGEESWEAWWEEELQHIYTIRGRILETILSLRFFIFQYGVVYHMSASGESTALSVYWISWAVLGGLFVLLLVFGLNPKAMVHFQLFLRLVKSIALLMVLAGLIVATVFTALSVKDVFASILAFVPTGWGILSIAVAWKPIVKKLGLWKTVRSLARLYDAGMGMIIFVPIAICSWFPFISTFQTRLLFNQAFSRGLEISLILAGNNPNAGM is encoded by the exons ATGTCGAGGGCGGAGGCCAACTGGGAGCGGCTGGTGCGGGCGGCGCTGCGCGGggagcggctcgccggcggctacGGCCACCCGGTCACCGGCATCGCCGGGGTCGTGCCATCGTCGCTCGGCAACAACGTGCACATCGAGGAGGtgctccgcgccgccgacgagaTCCAGGATGAGGACCCCACCGTCGCGAGGATTC TTTGTGAGCATGCTTACGCACTAGCCCAGAATTTAGATCCAAATAGCGAAGGAAGAGGAGTATTGCAATTCAAAACAGGTTTGATGTCAGTAATCAGG CAAAAACTAGCAAAGAGGGATGGCGGTGCTATAGACCGAAGTCAGGATATCGCTAAACTGCAAGAATTTTACAAGCTTTATAGAGAAAAGCATAAAGTGGATGAGCTGATTGAAGATGAAATGAAGTTGAGGGAATCAGCAGTGTTCAGTGGTAACCTTGGAGA GTTGGAACGGAAAACTCTGAAGCGGAAAAAGGTGCTTGCGACGTTGAAGGTCTTATGGTCAGTAATAGAGGATATGACTAAGGAAATTTCACCTGAGGATGCAAAAAATTTGATATCTGAAGAG ATGAAAAAGGTCATGCAAAAGGATGCCGCGAGGACGGAGGATGTTGTTCCATATAATATTATTCCTCTAGATGCATTGTCTACTACCACTAATGCAATTGTGACTTTTCCGGAG GTGAGAGCAGCAATATCAATTCTGCAGTACCATAGGGATCTTCCCAGGCTCCCTGGTACCTTTTCAGTCCCTGATGCTAGGAATTCAGATATGCTGGATCTTTTGCAATGTGTATTTGGATTTCAG GAAGGTAATGTGAAAAACCAAAGGGAGCATATCATTCACCTATTGGCAAATGAACAGTCTCGGGTGGGCAAGCCATCAGGGAATGAACCG AAAATCGATGATGGTGCTGTGCATGCTGTGTTCTCCAAAGCCCTTGATAACTATATCAAATGGTGCAACTACCTGCCTACTCGTCCCATCTGGAATAA CACTGATTCTTTGACAAAGGAAAAGAAGTTGCTATATGTGTGTTTATACTACTTGATGTGGGGTGAAGCTGCCAATGTACGATTTCTTCCTGAGGGCTTATGCTACATATTTCACCAT CTAGCAAGAGAACTGGAGGAGATTCTGCGAAAACAAACTGCAGAGCCAGCTAAAAGCTGCAGTTCTGATGGCAGTGTCTCATTTCTTGAAAACGTCATTTCTCCTTTGTATGATGTCATTGCTGCG GAAGCAGCCAATAATAAGAACGGGCGCGCACCACATTCTGCATGGAGAAATTATGATGATTTCAATGAGTTTTTCTG GTCTAACAAGTGCTTTAACCTAGACTGGCCGTGGAAGCTGAGCAACCCATTTTTCTCAAAGCCCAGTAGGAAGGAGAAG GGCTTGTTAGGTAGGAACCATCACTATGGAAAGACATCTTTTGTGGAACATAGGACTTTTCTTCATCTTTACCACAGCTTTCATCGCCTTTGGATTTTCCTAATTATGATGTTTCAG GCACTAACTATCATTGCCTTTAACAATGGTAGTTTTGACATGAAGACCGTATTGCAACTTTTTAGTCTGGGCCCAACTTATGTCGCAATGAAATTTGTTGAGA GTCTACTGGATATTCTGATGATGTATGGTGCCTATTCAACATCTCGTGGATCTGCAATCACCAGAGTGTTGTGGCGATTCTGTTGGTTCACTGTAGCTTCATTGACGATTTGTTACCTATATGT CAAGGCGCTTCAAGATGGGACGCACTCAGCTACATTCAAGATATATGGTTTTGTAATTGGTGCATATTTtggtgttaagataataatgaGCCTACTTACTAGTGTCCCTTGTTGCCATGGTTTGACCGAGGCTTGCTACCGCTGGTCTGCTGTACGCCTTGTTAAGTGGATGCATCAG GAGAATAATTATGTTGGAAGAGGCATGCATGAGAGTCCCCTGGACTATATCAA ATACGTTGCCTTTTGGATTATTATCCTTGGTGCAAAATTTTCGTTCACCTATTTTCTTCAG ATAAAACCTCTTGTAAAACCAACAAGAGCTGTCATCAATTTCAGAGGTTTACAGTATGCCTGGCATGATTTTTTCTCAAAGA ATAACCATAATGCCATCACAATCCTTTGTTTATGGGCTCCAGTGGTGTCA ATTTACCTTTTGGACATTCATGTATTTTACACTGTAATGTCTGCTATATATGGATTTCTCCTTGGTGCGCGTGATCGCTTGGGAGAG ATTAGGTCGGTTGAAGCAGTTCACCGATTCTTTGAGAAGTTCCCTGAAGCATTCATGGAGAAACTTCATGTTGCTATTCCGAAAAG GAAACAGCTGCGATCATCTGGTCAG GAAGCAGAGTTGGACAAGCTTAATGCATCTAGATTCGCCCCCTTCTGGAATGAAATTGTGAGGAATTTAAGGGAAGAGGATTATATTAACAATGC TGAATTAGAGTTGCTTTTGATGCCCAAGAATGATGGAGTGCTTCCAATTGTGCAGTGGCCACTTTTCTTACTTGCTAGCAAG GTTTTCTTGGCTAAAGATATCGCAGCTGACTATAACGAATCACAAGAAGAACTTTGGCTAAGGGTCTCAAAGGATGACTACATGAAATATGCTGTCGTTGAGTGCTTCCATAGTGTTTATCATATTCTGACATCAATACTAGAGAAAGAAGGATGTCTCTG GGTGGAGAGAATTTATGGTGGTATCCGAGAAAGCATTTCAAAGAAGAACATCAAAAGTGATCTTCATTTcgaaaaattgcatattgttatTGCCAAGCTTGTTGCTGTACTTGGAATACTG AGGGGTACCACAGAGTCAAACGATCTGAAAAAGGGAGCAGTTAATGCTATTCAGGACCTATATGAAGTTGTTCATCATGAAGTGTTTTCTGTTGATATCAG TGGTTACCTTGATGAATGGACTCAGATTAATAGAGCGAGGGCTGAAGGCCGCCTCTTCAATAACCTTAAGTGGCCAAATGATCCTGGATTG AAGGACTTGATCAAGCGATTGTATTCACTTCTTACAATCAAAGAATCAGCTGCAAGTGTTCCTAAAAATCTGGAAGCCAGGCGGAGACTTCAGTTCTTTATGAACTCTCTGTTCATGAAAATGCCTGTTGCAAGGCCTGCTTCAGAAACGCTTTCCTTTAG TGTGTTTACCCCGTACTACTCCGAGATTGTTCTCTACAGCATGGCTGAACTACAGAAGAAAAACGAAGATGGTATAACTACACTGTTTTATCTCCAGAAGATTTACCCAG ATGAATGGAGGAATTTCCTAACTCGTATCAACAGGGACGAAAATGCAGCAGACTCTGAACTTTTTGGTAACCCAAATGACATACTTGAACTACGTCTGTGGGCTTCTTATCGTGGGCAGACCTTAGCACGAACTG TTCGTGGTATGATGTACTATAGGAAAGCTCTTATGCTGCAGAGTTATTTGGAGAGGATACAATCTGAAG ATCTGGAATCTACATTTCCTTCGGCTGGTTCAGCTGATACACATTTTGAGTTGTCCCCTGAAGCGCGTGCTCAGGCTGATTTGAAGTTTACATATGTGGTTACCTGCCAAATCTATGGAAAAcagaagggagaagggaaacCTGAAGCTGCAGATATAGCCCTATTAATGCAAAG GAATGAAGCTCTTAGAGTTGCTTACATTGATGAAGTTGAGAGTGTTAAGAATGGAAAACCCAGCACTGAGTATTACTCAAAGCTTGTTAAAGCTGACATTCATGGAAAGGATAAG GAAATTTATTCCATTAAATTGCCTGGCAATCCAAAACTCGGGGAGGGAAAGCCTGAAAATCAAAATCATGCCATAATATTCACTCGTGGAAATGCAGTGCAAACGATTGATATGAATCAG GATAATTACTTTGAAGAGGCACTTAAAATGAGAAATCTGCTTGAGGAGTTTTCTCTGAAGCGTGGCAAGCATTACCCTTCTATTCTTGGTGTTAGAGAGCATGTCTTCACGGGAAG TGTCTCCTCCCTGGCCTCATTTATGTCAAATCAGGAAACCAGTTTCGTTACTTTAGGTCAACGTGTTCTTTCTAACCCACTGAA AGTGAGAATGCATTATGGCCACCCAGATGTTTTTGATAGAATCTTTCATATAACAAGGGGTGGAATCAGTAAGGCCTCCCGCAGCATTAATATCAGTGAGGATATATATGCAG GATTTAACTCAACTCTGCGTCAAGGCAGCATAACTCACCACGAGTATATTCAG GTCGGCAAAGGTAGGGATGTTGGACTTAATCAGATTGCAGTATTTGAAGGAAAAGTTTCTGGAGGAAATGGTGAACAAGTTCTTAGCCGAGACATATATAGACTTGGACAGCTTTTTGACTTTTTCAGGATGTTATCCTTCTATGTGACAACTGTTGGATTCTACTTCTGTACTATG CTTACCGTGCTGACTGTGTACATATTTCTCTATGGGAAAACATATCTG GCCTTATCTGGTGTTGGAGAATCAATTCAAAACAGAGCAGATATATTGCAGAACACAGCCTTGAACACTGCTCTGAACACTCAATTTCTTTTCCAGATTGGTGTATTTACTGCAGTACCCATGATTCTAGGTTTCATCCTTGAATCAGGTGTCCTAACG GCTTTTGTTCAATTTATCACAATGCAGTTCCAACTATGCTCTGTATTTTTCACTTTCTCACTTGGAACAAGGACTCACTACTTTGGCCGCGCAATATTGCATGGAGGTGCAAAG TATAGAGCAACTGGTAGGGGTTTTGTGGTACGGCATATCAAGTTTGCTGAGAACTATCGCCTTTATTCACGAAGCCATTTTGTGAAAGG GATGGAGGTTGCACTTTTGTTGGTAATCTTTCTGGCATATGGTTTTAACAATGGTGGAGCAGTTGGCTATATTTTACTCTCTATAAGCAGTTGGTTTATGGCGCTGTCTTGGCTTTTCGCTCCCTACTTATTTAACCCATCTGGATttgaatggcagaa GATTGTCGAGGATTTCAGAGACTGGACAAATTGGCTGTTTTATCGAGGCGGTATTGGTGTTAAAGGAGAAGAAAGCTGGGAAGCTTGGTGGGAAGAAGAACTG CAACATATTTACACCATTCGAGGGAGGATACTGGAAACTATACTAAGCCTAAGGTTTTTCATCTTCCAATATGGAGTTGTCTACCACATGAGTGCAAGTGGAGAAAGTACAGCTTTATCG GTGTATTGGATTTCTTGGGCTGTGCTTGGTGGTCTTTTTGTCCTCCTCTTG GTCTTTGGTTTAAACCCCAAGGCTATGGTACATTTTCAATTGTTCCTGCGTCTGGTCAAGAGCATAGCACTGTTAATGGTTTTGGCTGGTTTGATCGTGGCTACTGTGTTTACTGCCCTCAGTGTCAAAGATGTATTTGCTTCCATTCTAGCATTTGTGCCAACTGGGTGGGGAATTCTTTCG ATTGCTGTGGCGTGGAAACCGATTGTGAAGAAATTGGGTTTGTGGAAGACAGTGCGCTCCCTAGCTCGCCTTTATGACGCTGGCATGGGGATGATCATTTTTGTTCCCATAGCCATCTGCTCATGGTTTCCATTCATATCTACCTTCCAGACGCGTCTTCTGTTCAACCAGGCTTTCAGCAGAGGGTTGGAGATTTCTCTTATTCTTGCTGGCAATAATCCAAATGCAGGGATGTGA